A section of the Clostridium sp. TW13 genome encodes:
- a CDS encoding histidine triad nucleotide-binding protein: protein MSDCIFCKIVNGEIPSKKVYEDENVLAFYDISPEAPVHVVVIPKQHIQSVNDLNEENLEIVSQIFKAINKIVIELGIADSGYRIVNNCGKDGGQTVNHLHFHLLGGRSLNWPPG from the coding sequence ATGTCGGATTGCATATTTTGTAAAATAGTAAATGGTGAAATTCCATCAAAAAAAGTCTATGAAGATGAAAATGTATTAGCATTCTATGACATTAGTCCAGAAGCACCTGTACATGTAGTTGTTATACCAAAGCAGCATATTCAAAGTGTGAATGATTTAAATGAAGAAAATTTGGAAATAGTTTCACAAATCTTTAAAGCTATAAATAAAATAGTTATTGAACTCGGAATAGCAGATAGTGGATATAGAATTGTTAATAACTGTGGCAAAGATGGTGGTCAAACTGTAAATCATCTACATTTCCATTTACTAGGGGGAAGAAGCTTGAATTGGCCTCCTGGTTAA
- the rpsU gene encoding 30S ribosomal protein S21, whose amino-acid sequence MSEIKVGENETLDSALRRFKRKCARAGVLSEVRKREHYEKPSVKKKKKSEAARKRKFK is encoded by the coding sequence ATGTCAGAAATAAAAGTTGGAGAAAATGAAACACTTGATAGTGCATTAAGAAGATTTAAAAGAAAGTGCGCGAGAGCAGGGGTTCTTTCAGAAGTTAGAAAGAGAGAACACTATGAAAAGCCAAGTGTAAAGAAAAAGAAGAAGTCAGAAGCAGCTAGAAAAAGAAAATTCAAATAG
- a CDS encoding GatB/YqeY domain-containing protein, with product MPTIKERLQEDWKSALKAKDKFRTSTISTAKSAILLVEKTDSIKLEDEQVIEILSKEVKQRREAMLEFEKGNRQDLVDAAKAEIEILLEYLPQQLSEEEIKDIVKQAADKIGASGMKDMGKVMAEVRPQIVGRADGKLVSNVVKEYLNNK from the coding sequence ATGCCAACAATAAAGGAAAGATTACAAGAAGATTGGAAGAGTGCGTTAAAGGCTAAAGACAAATTTAGAACTTCAACAATAAGCACTGCAAAATCTGCAATACTATTAGTTGAAAAAACTGACAGTATTAAGTTAGAGGATGAACAAGTGATAGAGATTCTATCAAAAGAAGTCAAGCAAAGAAGAGAAGCTATGCTTGAATTTGAAAAAGGAAATAGACAAGATTTAGTTGATGCTGCAAAGGCTGAAATAGAAATTTTGCTCGAATACCTTCCTCAGCAGTTAAGTGAAGAAGAAATAAAAGATATTGTTAAACAAGCAGCTGATAAAATTGGTGCTAGTGGCATGAAAGACATGGGAAAAGTTATGGCAGAAGTTAGACCTCAGATTGTTGGTAGAGCTGATGGCAAACTAGTAAGTAATGTTGTTAAAGAATACTTAAATAATAAATAA
- the yqfC gene encoding sporulation protein YqfC — translation MNLDKIKNGMIEKIELPRDLVKGFPRIEILGDEEITVENHQGIKSFDKNKIEINSSIGKITLVGEGLEILFMGGETITIGGKFKSIAYREDV, via the coding sequence ATGAATTTAGATAAAATTAAAAATGGTATGATTGAAAAAATCGAATTGCCTAGAGATTTGGTTAAAGGCTTTCCGAGGATAGAAATACTAGGAGATGAAGAAATTACAGTTGAAAATCATCAGGGAATAAAAAGCTTTGATAAAAATAAGATAGAAATTAATTCAAGTATAGGAAAAATAACTTTGGTTGGTGAAGGTTTAGAAATATTATTTATGGGAGGAGAAACTATAACCATCGGAGGAAAATTTAAATCAATAGCATATAGGGAGGATGTATAA
- the yqfD gene encoding sporulation protein YqfD, whose product MYLDFLKKGYISVEIKLFNPERLINLLWNRGIRVEKIEKKDVITLCMQIKYADYNEIRSMVKELHGEISIKNKKGIVVWLIKFKNRSSYIVGIILFLGIFYFLSGFVWGVEVDDNKFLSPYEVRKAVYSLGAKPGVRKDKINIKQLEKGIEDSNENIMWVRARIEGSVLKVTVQERITPPRNLQKNNEQVAHYKEIVAKMDGEIVMIYSSSGSPMVKRGDYVKKGDLLIEGAQGNEEHRYEVEPEGTVIAKTYEEKQVEIQISGNKKERTGQVDTDLYIEVAGKKIYLKKATKSYQDYDKIESKDNFIKQIQYFPKKEVPITDSKESLIEETVNKLQAEVQQNIEKSDKIVDKIINQEDLGNGKLRLKVVFVIERDITLKQ is encoded by the coding sequence ATGTATTTAGATTTTTTGAAGAAAGGATATATAAGCGTAGAAATAAAATTGTTTAATCCAGAGAGATTAATCAATTTATTGTGGAACAGGGGAATTAGAGTAGAAAAAATAGAAAAAAAAGATGTGATCACCTTATGCATGCAAATAAAGTATGCAGATTACAATGAAATTAGGAGTATGGTTAAAGAATTACATGGAGAAATTAGTATTAAAAATAAAAAAGGAATAGTGGTATGGCTTATTAAGTTTAAAAATAGAAGCAGCTATATAGTAGGAATTATTTTGTTTTTAGGAATATTTTATTTCTTGTCAGGTTTTGTATGGGGGGTTGAGGTAGATGATAATAAGTTCCTATCTCCGTATGAAGTAAGAAAGGCAGTATATTCTTTAGGGGCTAAGCCAGGGGTTAGAAAGGATAAAATCAATATTAAACAATTAGAAAAAGGAATAGAAGATAGCAACGAAAATATAATGTGGGTTAGAGCAAGAATAGAAGGTTCAGTATTAAAGGTGACAGTTCAAGAAAGAATAACACCACCTAGAAACTTACAAAAGAATAATGAACAGGTAGCTCATTATAAAGAAATTGTGGCAAAAATGGACGGGGAAATTGTCATGATATATTCAAGCTCAGGGTCTCCAATGGTTAAAAGAGGAGACTATGTTAAGAAAGGTGATTTATTAATAGAAGGTGCCCAAGGTAATGAAGAACATAGATATGAAGTTGAACCAGAAGGTACTGTAATTGCAAAAACTTATGAAGAAAAACAAGTTGAGATTCAGATTTCTGGAAATAAGAAAGAAAGAACAGGTCAAGTAGATACTGATTTATATATTGAAGTAGCAGGAAAGAAAATTTATCTTAAAAAGGCTACTAAATCTTATCAAGACTATGATAAAATAGAAAGTAAAGATAATTTTATAAAACAAATTCAATATTTTCCTAAAAAAGAAGTGCCTATAACAGATTCAAAAGAATCATTAATTGAAGAAACAGTAAATAAACTTCAAGCTGAAGTTCAGCAAAACATTGAAAAAAGTGATAAAATAGTAGATAAAATAATTAATCAAGAAGATTTAGGCAATGGAAAACTTAGATTAAAAGTTGTTTTTGTTATTGAAAGGGATATAACTTTGAAACAATAA
- a CDS encoding HD family phosphohydrolase has protein sequence MKEVHKKKSSILSNTKRGLIFVITFLAAYVILTTALVTKKYDLKVGEIPKTDIKAPREFVDEEATNAYKKEIGDKVELQYTLKKDVQKTSEDNIRNFFADLLSIKQQNSDDKKKKDDLSKVDIVKLDSEGYMALLALDKSDIGTIQSILIEAMGKVYATPIEEDKQSDIESAKIIIDNKISTLDYSRSLKETLKAIAYSQIRPNFFYDKEKTDEKLKEAMKNLSPVLIKKNQIIVKEGEPVTARQIQLLNSIGLMNNSKFNFIIYIALAVYILAIFILQYGFLKKEHKELYEDNSKLLLISLINILSLVLARGINIATPFLIPFAFGPMLLALLLNYKVSLVVSMSNLLLISAATGFNVESMVLGVLSTILGSVLLKKMQQRNDILYASIYMAVICSVITFSSGLLLSNNNMDVLIKAGISALGSIFSGILAIGALSFFENAFDIMTNVKLLELSNPNNPLLRKILMEAPGTYHHSMLVANLGEMAAENIGANPILTRIGAYYHDVGKTVRPIFFKENQMGKENPHDKISPDLSALIIVSHVKDGIELAEKNKIPTGIKDIIQQHHGTTLVKYFYITAKNNAENPEAVNEDEYRYPGPIPQSKEAGIIMLADSVEAAVRSINDPTKEKIEEMVEKIIKDKLDNGQLDECDLTLKDIKNIKLCFLKALNGIYHQRIEYPTDKNSKKES, from the coding sequence GTGAAAGAGGTGCACAAAAAGAAAAGTAGTATTTTAAGCAACACAAAAAGAGGATTAATATTTGTAATCACATTTTTAGCAGCATATGTAATCCTAACAACTGCACTAGTAACTAAAAAATACGATTTAAAGGTAGGAGAAATTCCAAAGACAGATATTAAGGCACCTAGAGAATTTGTTGATGAGGAGGCTACTAACGCATATAAGAAGGAAATTGGTGATAAAGTAGAACTTCAGTACACATTGAAGAAAGATGTTCAAAAAACTTCAGAAGATAATATAAGAAATTTTTTTGCTGATTTACTTAGCATAAAACAACAAAATTCTGATGATAAAAAAAAGAAAGACGACCTAAGTAAAGTAGATATTGTTAAGCTTGATAGTGAAGGTTATATGGCTCTGCTAGCATTGGATAAATCTGATATAGGTACTATACAGTCAATTTTAATTGAGGCTATGGGAAAGGTTTATGCCACACCTATTGAAGAAGATAAGCAGAGTGATATTGAATCTGCTAAGATTATTATTGACAATAAAATTTCTACTTTAGATTACAGCAGATCTCTTAAAGAAACACTAAAAGCCATTGCTTACTCCCAAATTAGACCTAACTTTTTTTATGATAAAGAAAAAACAGATGAAAAGTTGAAGGAGGCAATGAAAAATTTATCCCCTGTTTTGATAAAGAAGAATCAGATAATAGTAAAAGAAGGAGAGCCAGTGACAGCTAGGCAAATTCAGCTTTTAAATTCTATTGGGTTAATGAATAATTCTAAATTTAATTTTATTATATATATAGCTTTGGCTGTATATATACTGGCTATATTTATTCTTCAATATGGATTTTTGAAGAAAGAGCATAAGGAATTATATGAAGATAATAGTAAGTTACTGTTGATTAGTTTAATTAATATATTATCGTTAGTTTTAGCTAGAGGGATAAATATAGCTACACCATTTTTAATTCCTTTTGCTTTTGGACCTATGCTTCTTGCTTTATTGCTTAATTATAAAGTTTCGTTGGTAGTAAGTATGAGTAATTTATTACTAATAAGTGCTGCAACAGGTTTTAATGTAGAGAGTATGGTTCTTGGAGTACTAAGTACTATTTTGGGATCTGTATTGCTTAAGAAAATGCAGCAAAGAAATGATATACTTTATGCAAGTATATATATGGCGGTAATTTGTAGTGTGATTACATTTTCTTCGGGATTGTTACTATCCAATAATAACATGGATGTTTTGATTAAAGCTGGAATATCTGCCTTAGGATCAATATTCTCTGGTATTTTAGCAATTGGAGCGTTATCTTTTTTTGAAAATGCTTTTGATATAATGACTAATGTAAAGTTATTAGAGTTATCAAATCCTAATAATCCATTGTTGAGAAAGATACTTATGGAAGCTCCAGGAACTTATCATCATAGCATGCTTGTTGCTAATTTAGGTGAAATGGCTGCTGAAAACATTGGTGCTAACCCTATTTTGACAAGAATCGGAGCATACTATCATGATGTTGGGAAAACTGTAAGACCTATATTTTTCAAGGAAAATCAAATGGGAAAAGAAAATCCACATGATAAAATATCACCAGATTTGTCTGCACTTATTATTGTTTCTCATGTTAAGGATGGAATTGAGCTTGCAGAAAAGAATAAAATACCTACAGGTATAAAAGATATAATACAGCAGCATCATGGAACAACTTTAGTAAAGTATTTCTATATAACTGCTAAGAATAATGCTGAAAACCCAGAGGCAGTTAATGAGGATGAATACAGATATCCTGGTCCAATACCTCAAAGTAAAGAGGCTGGAATAATAATGTTAGCTGATTCTGTGGAAGCGGCAGTTAGATCTATAAATGATCCAACAAAAGAAAAAATTGAAGAAATGGTAGAAAAGATAATAAAAGATAAGTTAGATAATGGACAATTAGATGAATGTGACTTAACTTTGAAAGATATAAAAAATATAAAATTATGTTTTTTAAAGGCTTTAAATGGAATATATCATCAAAGAATAGAATATCCTACAGATAAGAATAGCAAGAAGGAGAGTTAG
- the ybeY gene encoding rRNA maturation RNase YbeY: MIYVDNRQNKITVNSELEEILSKTISFALQEEEVKVPYEVSLVFVDNEDIRKINNETRHIDKETDVLSFPMLDYPKAKVFKEVYKEYNFDKTFLDGEDLILGDIVLSLEKALEQSKEFNHSFNREVAYLVVHSILHLLGYDHMEEDEKIIMRGREEEILKKLYLTRD; the protein is encoded by the coding sequence ATGATTTATGTAGATAATAGACAGAATAAAATAACTGTTAATTCTGAGTTGGAGGAAATACTTTCAAAGACAATAAGCTTTGCGTTACAGGAAGAAGAAGTAAAAGTTCCCTATGAGGTAAGTTTAGTATTTGTTGATAATGAAGATATAAGAAAAATAAATAATGAAACTCGTCATATTGATAAAGAAACAGATGTATTGTCTTTTCCAATGCTTGATTATCCAAAAGCCAAGGTGTTTAAAGAAGTTTATAAAGAATATAATTTCGATAAAACCTTTTTGGATGGAGAAGATTTAATTCTAGGGGATATAGTACTTAGCTTAGAGAAAGCCTTAGAGCAAAGCAAAGAATTTAATCATTCTTTCAATAGAGAAGTTGCTTATCTTGTAGTTCATTCTATATTACACTTATTGGGTTACGATCATATGGAAGAAGATGAAAAGATAATTATGAGAGGAAGAGAAGAAGAAATACTTAAAAAATTATATTTAACAAGAGATTAG
- a CDS encoding diacylglycerol kinase, with protein sequence MKVRKLVDSFNYAINGILDTLRTQRNMQIHFAVTVIVLISCLLFDISKIEFLILSITICMVISAELVNTAIESVVDLAANYYHPVAKIAKNAAAGAVLITAVNAVVVGYIIFWDKLTNITFKVLGAIKSSSPYTIFIALVLVCILTIIVKAYFGEGTPLKGGMPSGHSALSFSLATAITLITEQPICIVLSFLMALITAQSRVDAEVHSIWEVAAGAVFGTLLTILVFKIFAGQ encoded by the coding sequence ATGAAAGTAAGAAAATTAGTAGATAGCTTTAACTATGCAATAAACGGAATTTTAGATACATTAAGAACTCAGAGGAATATGCAAATTCACTTTGCTGTTACTGTAATAGTACTGATTTCCTGTCTTCTGTTTGACATATCAAAAATTGAATTTTTAATATTATCAATAACAATATGTATGGTGATTTCTGCTGAATTAGTTAATACAGCCATAGAAAGTGTAGTGGATCTGGCTGCTAATTACTATCATCCTGTTGCTAAGATTGCTAAGAATGCAGCAGCTGGTGCTGTGTTAATAACTGCTGTGAATGCAGTGGTAGTTGGCTATATTATTTTTTGGGATAAGTTAACTAATATAACCTTTAAGGTGCTTGGAGCAATTAAAAGTTCAAGCCCATACACTATTTTTATTGCATTAGTGCTTGTATGTATATTAACTATAATAGTGAAAGCATATTTTGGGGAAGGAACTCCATTAAAGGGAGGAATGCCTTCAGGGCATAGTGCATTATCTTTTTCCTTAGCAACAGCTATAACCTTAATTACAGAACAGCCAATTTGTATTGTTTTGAGTTTTCTTATGGCACTAATTACTGCTCAAAGTAGAGTGGATGCAGAAGTACATTCAATATGGGAAGTAGCAGCAGGCGCTGTATTTGGAACTTTATTAACAATATTGGTTTTTAAGATATTTGCTGGGCAGTAA
- the era gene encoding GTPase Era, with product MFKSGFVSIVGRPNVGKSTLTNLLMGEKLAIVSNKPQTTRKNMQTILTTDDYQMIFVDTPGIHKPKHKLGEFMVNAAKDSFKDVDLVLFLTTPEGDLGKGDQFILEALKNTKAPVFLVLNKVDENTREKVAETLQKYSSALEFAEIIPISALKSKNTDTLLKLMVDYMPEGPKYYPEDMITDVQERFIISEIVREKALRNLSQEVPHGIAVDIIQMKQNDKGMYNIEVDLICEKASHKGIIIGKDGQTLKKIGERARMDIEKFLDARVNLKIWVKVRKEWRDNQLLLNELGYKKSK from the coding sequence ATGTTTAAATCAGGATTTGTATCAATTGTAGGGAGACCTAATGTAGGAAAGTCAACATTAACGAATTTATTAATGGGAGAAAAGTTAGCAATAGTTTCTAATAAACCACAAACAACTAGGAAAAATATGCAAACTATATTAACAACTGATGATTATCAAATGATATTTGTAGATACACCAGGTATACATAAGCCAAAACATAAACTTGGAGAATTCATGGTAAATGCCGCTAAGGATAGTTTTAAGGATGTTGATTTGGTTTTATTCTTAACAACTCCAGAAGGAGATCTTGGAAAAGGGGATCAGTTTATTTTAGAAGCACTTAAAAATACAAAGGCACCTGTATTTTTAGTATTAAATAAGGTGGATGAAAATACAAGAGAAAAGGTAGCTGAAACACTTCAAAAGTATTCATCTGCTTTAGAATTTGCAGAAATAATTCCTATTTCAGCATTGAAATCTAAAAATACAGATACATTATTAAAACTTATGGTAGATTATATGCCAGAGGGTCCTAAATATTATCCAGAGGACATGATAACAGATGTACAAGAAAGATTTATAATTTCCGAAATAGTAAGAGAAAAAGCTCTTAGAAATTTAAGTCAAGAAGTTCCTCATGGAATAGCTGTTGATATAATTCAGATGAAGCAAAATGATAAGGGAATGTATAATATAGAAGTGGATTTAATTTGCGAGAAGGCATCTCATAAAGGAATCATAATAGGCAAAGATGGCCAAACATTAAAGAAAATTGGTGAAAGAGCAAGAATGGATATTGAAAAATTCCTAGATGCTAGAGTTAATCTTAAAATTTGGGTAAAAGTGAGAAAAGAGTGGAGAGACAACCAACTGTTGCTTAACGAATTAGGCTATAAAAAGTCTAAATAA